From Salvia splendens isolate huo1 chromosome 3, SspV2, whole genome shotgun sequence, a single genomic window includes:
- the LOC121793637 gene encoding single-stranded DNA-binding protein, mitochondrial-like, translating to MTSLAPKFRNLLRLPNFSTAACPHWISNVFFSTGSFNSGNSPDKEGIDAPEIEDDDFLSERPELQLQGVDPRKGWNFRGVHRAIICGKVGQAPIQKILRNGRTVTTFTVGTGGMFDQRTIGSHDLPKPAQWHRIAVHNPMLAAYAVQQVVKNSSVYVEGDIETRVYNDSINGDIKSIPEICVRRDGRVRLIKAGESMSSISIDELREGLF from the exons ATGACTTCACTCGCCCCTAAATTCCGCAATCTTCTCCGCCTTCCTAATTTTTCCACCG CGGCGTGTCCGCACTGGATATCGAATGTTTTCTTCTCGACTGGCTCATTCAACTCGGGAAACTCCCCTGACAAAGAGGGTATAGATGCCCCGGAAATTGAGGATGATGATTTTCTTTCAGAGAGGCCGGAGTTACAGCTCCAGGGCGTTGATCCCAGGAAAGGCTGGAATTTTCGCGGAGTGCACCGG GCTATTATATGTGGAAAAGTTGGTCAAGCCCCCATCCAAAAGATCTTGAGGAATGGTAGAACTGTGACCACATTCACTGTAGGAACTGGAGGTATGTTTGATCAGCGGACCATAGGTTCTCATGACTTGCCAAAACCAGCTCAGTGGCATCGTATTGCAGTTCACAACCCTATGCTTGCTGCCTATGCAGTGCAACAAGTTGTGAAAAA TTCTTCTGTTTATGTTGAGGGTGATATTGAAACAAGAGTCTACAATGACAGTATCAATGGAGACATAAAAAGCATACCAGAAATTTGTGTGCGTCGTGATG GAAGGGTTCGGCTTATAAAGGCAGGGGAAAGTATGAGCAGTATTTCTATCGATGAGCTAC GTGAAGGATTATTTTAG
- the LOC121795276 gene encoding chloroplastic group IIA intron splicing facilitator CRS1, chloroplastic, which yields MSATPFLFVSSNVVASFAWHSTKFTSSTSFKHSFITYSSSPSYSNGKRRMDCASASEDSYANSSESIPNSRSTSKAPTAPWMTEEALFDEMESLKRRPKKALEFDRVGEHPDQDLTGKVGGGRGRLAMKKIFKSFQKLQDLGAAGINPNNRNFNFAPGVLWGIGDNLGVAEAEEKGMAASKKLPWEMEEKMVIRRAKKEKVVTAAELSLDAMLLERLRHEAALVRKWVKVMKAGVTQAVVDQVHLIWRDNELALLKFDVPLYRNMDRAREIVELKTGGLVVWGRKDFLAVYRGCNYGSCLRNLGNVNYNSTGDQGNSSSNIDYQNTIIVAQVTSGGSNPDELIHGRDGKWENFHMASLYEREADRLLDELGPRFVDWWMQKPLPVDGDMLPAVVPGYMTPFRLCPPFTSAKLVDAELTYLRKLARLQPTHFVLGRNRNLQGLAAAILKLWEKSHIAKIALKWGVPNTDNEQMANELKKLTGGVLLLRNKFLIILYRGKDFVPSEVAKVVAERETELTQCQLHEEAARLRASESFSITSKHLVSSDVMGTLSEFHRMQSEIGSLKKANTEVDVKLEAERERLEKELKDQEQKLFLLKKKIEKSAKVLNKLRNESRLPDEEPDLEIISKEERVCLREMGLRISSSLVLGRCGVYDGVIEGMHQHWKHREIVKVITMQKSFLQVMHTAKFVEAESGGILVAVVKLKEGHAIIVYRGKNYNRPKSAAVNLLNKKEALSRSLEIQRHGSLKFFARQREQTICDIKQKLDEHSEKIG from the exons ATGTCTGCTACTCCATTTCTGTTCGTTTCCTCAAACGTCGTCGCTTCTTTCGCTTGGCATTCAACCAAGTTTACCTCTTCCACTTCTTTTAAACATAGTTTCATCACTTATTCTAGCTCTCCCAGTTATAGCAATGGAAAACGGAGAATGGATTGTGCAAGTGCAAGTGAAGATTCCTATGCCAATTCATCAGAATCCATCCCCAATTCTCGTTCAACGAGTAAAGCTCCCACTGCGCCATGGATGACTGAAGAAGCTCTTTTCGACGAAATGGAATCGCTGAAGCGGCGACCTAAAAAGGCTCTAGAGTTTGATCGAGTTGGGGAACATCCGGATCAGGATTTAACCGGAAAGGTCGGGGGTGGAAGGGGCAGGTTAGCGATgaagaaaatttttaaaagctTTCAGAAACTTCAGGATTTAGGAGCGGCTGGCATAAACCCTAACAATCGTAACTTCAATTTTGCTCCTGGAGTCCTGTGGGGAATTGGGGATAATTTAGGTGTTGCTGAAGCTGAGGAGAAAGGCATGGCTGCATCAAAGAAATTGCCATGGGAGATGGAGGAGAAAATGGTGATTAGGAGGGCGAAGAAGGAGAAGGTAGTCACAGCTGCAGAACTGAGCCTTGATGCAATGTTGCTGGAACGGCTGAGACATGAAGCTGCATTGGTTAGGAAATGGGTGAAGGTTATGAAAGCTGGGGTTACTCAAGCTGTTGTTGATCAAGTTCATTTGATTTGGAGAGATAATGAGCTCGCATTGCTTAAATTTGATGTTCCATTGTACCGAAATATGGATAGAGCTCGAGAGATCGTTGAG TTAAAGACTGGAGGGCTTGTTGTTTGGGGGAGGAAAGACTTTCTTGCTGTTTATAGAGGGTGCAATTATGGGTCTTGTTTGCGAAATCTTGGAAATGTGAATTACAACTCTACTGGCGATCAAGGAAATTCTTCCTCAAATATTGATTACCAAAATACCATAATTGTTGCTCAAGTAACTTCTGGTGGAAGTAACCCGGATGAGTTGATTCATGGGAGGGATGGTAAATGGGAAAATTTTCATATGGCATCACTATATGAAAGAGAAGCTGATAGGTTACTGGATGAGTTAGGCCCTCGCTTTGTTGATTGGTGGATGCAAAAGCCTTTACCGGTTGATGGAGACATGCTTCCAGCTGTCGTTCCAGGATATATGACACCTTTCAGGCTGTGTCCACCTTTTACTAGCGCAAAGCTTGTAGATGCTGAGCTTACATACTTGAGGAAGCTTGCTCGCCTTCAACCAACTCATTTTGTTCTAG GAAGAAACAGGAATCTCCAAGGACTAGCTGCAGCAATCCTAAAATTGTGGGAAAAAAGCCATATAGCAAAGATCGCTTTAAAGTGGGGAGTCCCAAACACTGACAATGAACAAATGGCTAATGAGCTCAAG AAACTTACTGGAGGAGTTCTTTTACTGCGTAATAAGTTCTTGATAATTCTCTATAGAGGCAAGGATTTTGTTCCCTCTGAAGTTGCAAAAGTAGTGGCTGAACGAGAAACAGAGCTCACACAATGCCAACTTCATGAAGAAGCTGCCAGACTAAGAGCTAGTGAAAGCTTCTCCATTACTAGCAAACATTTAGTTAGCTCGGACGTCATGGGAACTTTATCTGAGTTTCATAGAATGCAGTCAGAAATTGGGAGCCTGAAGAAAGCGAACACAGAAGTTGATGTTAAGCTGGAAGCTGAAAGGGAAAGATTAGAGAAAGAACTAAAAGATCAAGAACAAAAGCTCTTCCTT CTTAAGAAGAAGATTGAGAAATCCGCAAAGGTATTAAACAAACTGAGAAATGAATCAAGACTACCTGATGAAGAACCGGATCTGGAGATTATATCCAAAGAGGAAAGAGTGTGCTTGCGTGAGATGGGGTTAAGGATCAGTAGTAGCTTAGTGCTTG GAAGGTGTGGAGTTTATGATGGTGTCATAGAAGGAATGCATCAACACTGGAAGCACAGAGAAATTGTGAAAGTGATTACGATGCAGAAATCTTTTTTGCAGGTCATGCATACAGCAAAATTTGTTGAGGCAGAAAGTGGTGGGATCTTGGTTGCTGTAGTTAAGCTGAAAGAAGGGCATGCGATTATAGTTTATCGTGGTAAAAACTATAATCGACCTAAGTCAGCTGCAGTAAATTTGCTGAACAAAAAGGAGGCATTATCCAGGTCACTGGAAATCCAAAGACATGGA TCATTGAAGTTCTTCGCCAGGCAACGGGAACAGACAATCTGTGATATCAAGCAAAAGCTG GATGAGCATTCAGAAAAGATAGGATAA